From Caldilineales bacterium, a single genomic window includes:
- the ftsA gene encoding cell division protein FtsA — MSSEFITAIDVGTTKVCTFIAEVTPDEGRGLRLVGAGLARSQGLRKGVVVNVPAATQAITESIEQAEHDAGVTVRSAYVGIVGGHIGSHNGVGAVAIPRGRSITHQDVERALDAARAIPIPSDREVIHTIARNFTVDAQEGVMEPVGMHAYRLEVNAHIITGAATAIHNLVKCIQSNGVTIDELVLAPLASAEAVLTDEERDLGVAVVDVGGGTTDLAVFLGGSVWFTAVLEVGGDNFTRDLAFGLRAPFEAAEALKIKYGHVLPDWVAADEMINTRAFGDAQTQAIPRRYIAEILEARGEEVFQDVLREVKRSGYDGLLPAGMVLTGGAAQMQGLKELGRHQLQMPMRTGAPNGIANAQRQWLTPAHATGLGLLMWAQRHGPTESPRSSFAFAPRLREWLRNLLPG; from the coding sequence GTGTCATCAGAATTCATCACCGCCATCGATGTAGGCACAACCAAAGTCTGCACCTTCATTGCCGAAGTGACGCCCGACGAAGGGCGCGGCCTGCGGCTGGTGGGCGCGGGCCTGGCGCGCAGCCAGGGCCTGCGCAAGGGCGTGGTCGTCAACGTGCCGGCGGCCACCCAGGCCATCACCGAGTCGATCGAGCAGGCCGAACATGACGCCGGCGTCACGGTGCGCAGCGCCTATGTCGGCATCGTCGGCGGGCACATCGGCTCGCACAACGGCGTGGGGGCTGTCGCCATCCCGCGCGGGCGCAGCATCACCCACCAGGATGTCGAACGCGCCCTCGATGCGGCGCGCGCCATCCCCATCCCCAGCGACCGCGAGGTAATCCACACCATCGCGCGCAATTTCACCGTCGATGCGCAGGAGGGGGTGATGGAGCCGGTGGGGATGCACGCCTACCGCCTGGAAGTCAATGCCCACATCATCACCGGCGCCGCCACCGCCATTCACAACCTTGTCAAGTGCATCCAAAGCAACGGCGTGACCATCGACGAGCTGGTGTTGGCGCCGTTGGCCAGCGCCGAGGCCGTCCTCACCGACGAGGAGCGCGACCTGGGGGTGGCGGTTGTGGACGTAGGCGGTGGCACGACCGATCTCGCCGTCTTCCTGGGCGGCTCGGTTTGGTTCACGGCCGTGCTGGAGGTGGGCGGCGACAACTTCACCCGCGACCTGGCCTTTGGCCTGCGGGCGCCGTTCGAGGCCGCCGAGGCGCTCAAGATCAAGTACGGGCACGTCCTGCCCGATTGGGTGGCGGCGGATGAGATGATCAACACCCGCGCCTTCGGCGACGCCCAGACCCAGGCCATCCCCCGCCGCTACATCGCCGAAATCCTGGAGGCGCGCGGGGAAGAAGTCTTCCAGGATGTGCTGCGCGAGGTCAAACGCTCTGGCTACGATGGTCTGTTGCCGGCCGGGATGGTGCTGACGGGCGGCGCCGCCCAGATGCAAGGGCTGAAGGAGCTTGGCCGCCATCAATTGCAGATGCCGATGCGCACCGGCGCGCCCAACGGCATCGCCAACGCCCAGCGCCAGTGGCTGACGCCTGCCCATGCCACCGGTCTGGGGCTGCTGATGTGGGCGCAGCGGCACGGCCCCACCGAAAGCCCGCGATCCTCCTTCGCCTTTGCCCCGCGGCTGCGCGAGTGGCTGCGCAACCTGCTGCCCGGCTAA
- a CDS encoding FtsQ-type POTRA domain-containing protein produces MPGYYRSSPDHRPAQPPPKRRPSAPRPRSHRFGLPSLPVLNPRLLLGSRRRPAAPTAAARPAPRQRAGQRIRRWLAERAWNLSHAGAGLMLALGVAGLIAVFTSLDFYVYQAEIAKTRYLTPAALYQQAGIDRFSIFFLRPAAISQRLSQLPTIRSATVRLSLPNRVRITVVEREPVLLYQVQGETRWADAEGALMPAADTRSDLVKLIDDSNSAQFDPQHIDPALLLAIRRITRDLPQIDTFRYQEPFGMYFFSPEGWRVLLGQAENMDAKLLAWAALRQDLLRQKAAVQEVDLRFQHPYWR; encoded by the coding sequence ATGCCCGGTTACTACCGCAGCAGCCCCGACCACCGGCCGGCGCAGCCACCGCCCAAACGACGCCCGTCGGCGCCGCGCCCACGGAGCCATCGTTTTGGCTTGCCGTCGCTGCCCGTGCTCAACCCACGCCTCCTGCTCGGCTCCCGGCGCCGTCCTGCCGCCCCCACCGCCGCAGCGCGCCCGGCCCCACGCCAGCGGGCCGGCCAGCGCATCCGGCGTTGGCTGGCCGAACGAGCCTGGAACCTGAGCCATGCCGGGGCCGGGTTGATGCTGGCCCTGGGCGTGGCCGGGTTGATTGCCGTCTTCACCAGTCTGGATTTTTATGTCTACCAGGCCGAGATCGCCAAGACGCGCTACCTCACGCCCGCGGCCCTCTATCAGCAGGCCGGCATCGATCGCTTCAGCATCTTCTTCCTCCGGCCAGCAGCCATCAGCCAGCGATTGAGCCAGTTGCCCACCATTCGCTCGGCCACCGTGCGGCTGAGCCTGCCGAACCGGGTGCGGATCACGGTAGTCGAACGAGAGCCGGTGCTGCTCTACCAGGTGCAGGGCGAGACGCGCTGGGCCGACGCCGAGGGAGCGCTCATGCCGGCCGCCGACACTCGCAGCGACCTGGTCAAGCTCATCGACGATTCCAACTCGGCCCAGTTCGACCCCCAACACATCGATCCGGCCCTCCTGCTTGCCATTCGCCGGATCACCCGCGACCTGCCACAGATCGACACCTTCCGCTACCAGGAGCCGTTCGGGATGTACTTCTTCAGCCCCGAAGGCTGGCGCGTGCTCCTGGGCCAGGCCGAGAATATGGACGCCAAACTGTTGGCCTGGGCGGCCCTACGGCAAGACCTCCTGCGGCAGAAGGCCGCCGTCCAGGAAGTCGATCTGCGGTTCCAGCACCCGTATTGGCGCTGA
- a CDS encoding D-alanine--D-alanine ligase, whose amino-acid sequence MPPPSSRLRIAVLFGGRSGEHDVSLMSVQSVLAALDKDRYTIVPIGIDKAGRWLFDGDPLEQLVTGGSAPEDAPLWPGPRDLAGIDIILPVLHGTYGEDGTLQGLLDLAGIPYVGCGVLGSALAMDKAVAKQVFAAHGLPQTPWQLVMRDEWQADPGAVLQRLEAALRYPLFTKPANLGSSVGISKAHDRDELAAGLAEAAAYDRKIVVEQGVSQAREIEVAVLGNDDPIASLPGEILPSNEFYDYAAKYLDGASREVIPARLSREQTEQVRGLAVQAFRAVDGSGLSRVDFLLAGDTGELFLNEINTMPGFTSISMYPKLWAASGLPYPQLLDRLIELALARHADHARNRTRR is encoded by the coding sequence ATGCCCCCCCCCTCCTCCCGTCTCCGCATCGCCGTCCTCTTTGGCGGCCGCTCTGGCGAGCACGACGTCAGCCTGATGAGCGTGCAATCGGTGCTGGCTGCGCTCGACAAAGACCGCTACACCATCGTCCCCATCGGCATCGACAAGGCCGGGCGTTGGCTGTTCGATGGCGACCCGCTGGAGCAGCTTGTCACCGGCGGCAGCGCCCCCGAAGACGCCCCCCTCTGGCCCGGCCCTCGCGACCTGGCCGGCATCGACATCATCCTGCCCGTGCTTCATGGCACCTACGGCGAAGATGGCACCCTGCAAGGACTGCTCGACCTGGCAGGCATCCCCTATGTCGGCTGCGGCGTCCTCGGCTCGGCCCTGGCCATGGACAAAGCCGTGGCCAAACAAGTCTTTGCGGCCCACGGCCTGCCCCAGACCCCCTGGCAACTGGTGATGCGCGACGAATGGCAGGCCGACCCCGGCGCCGTGCTCCAACGCCTCGAGGCGGCCCTCCGCTACCCACTGTTCACCAAACCCGCCAACCTCGGCTCCAGCGTGGGCATCAGCAAGGCCCACGACCGCGACGAACTGGCAGCCGGGCTGGCCGAGGCGGCCGCCTATGACCGCAAAATCGTCGTCGAGCAGGGCGTGAGTCAGGCCAGAGAGATCGAGGTGGCCGTCCTGGGCAACGACGACCCCATCGCCTCGCTTCCCGGCGAGATCCTGCCCAGCAACGAATTCTACGACTATGCCGCCAAATATCTGGACGGCGCCAGCCGCGAGGTCATCCCCGCCCGCCTCAGCCGCGAACAGACCGAACAGGTGCGCGGCCTGGCCGTGCAGGCTTTTCGGGCCGTGGACGGCAGCGGGCTGAGCCGTGTGGACTTCCTGCTGGCTGGCGACACCGGCGAGTTGTTCCTGAACGAGATCAACACCATGCCCGGTTTCACCAGCATCAGCATGTATCCCAAACTGTGGGCCGCCAGCGGTCTGCCCTATCCCCAGCTGCTCGACCGCTTGATCGAACTGGCCCTGGCCCGCCACGCCGACCACGCTCGTAATCGCACCCGCCGTTAA
- the murB gene encoding UDP-N-acetylmuramate dehydrogenase, with protein MPPALLAELASFGRYGIQSQVALAPFTSFRIGGPAEALLIVRRLEQLAAALDVLWRWQAPFLLLGGGSNVLVSDAGVAGLIILNQCHRIAWPTDNDPAPCLRAESGAPLAGLAHSALKRRLGGLAWAVSIPGAVGGAVVGNAGAHNGCLADNLQSATLWENGRVHEVAAADLGFAYRRSRLKPLVARPGLGPVVLTATLRLWPDPDGVDALLAKRFIAHRRRTQPTAKSAGSIFKNPEGDYAGRLIEAAGLKGYTIGGASVSALHGNFIVNQGGATATDVLRLIDHIRQTVRDRFGILLEPEIQLIGNDGRETRDDQT; from the coding sequence ATGCCCCCCGCCCTCCTCGCCGAACTCGCCTCCTTTGGCCGCTATGGCATCCAGAGCCAGGTAGCGTTGGCGCCGTTCACCAGCTTTCGCATCGGCGGCCCCGCCGAAGCCCTGCTCATCGTCCGGCGTCTCGAACAGCTGGCCGCGGCGCTGGATGTGCTGTGGCGTTGGCAGGCGCCGTTCCTGCTGCTGGGGGGAGGTTCGAACGTCCTCGTCAGCGATGCCGGCGTGGCCGGGCTGATCATCCTCAACCAGTGCCACCGCATCGCCTGGCCCACCGACAACGACCCCGCCCCCTGCCTGCGGGCCGAGAGCGGCGCGCCGCTGGCCGGGCTGGCCCACAGCGCCCTCAAGCGCAGGTTGGGCGGTCTGGCCTGGGCCGTCAGCATCCCCGGCGCCGTGGGCGGCGCCGTGGTGGGCAATGCGGGCGCCCACAACGGCTGCCTGGCCGATAACCTGCAAAGCGCCACGTTGTGGGAAAATGGCCGGGTGCACGAAGTCGCCGCCGCCGACCTGGGCTTCGCCTATCGACGCAGCCGCCTGAAGCCACTCGTCGCCCGCCCCGGACTTGGCCCCGTCGTCCTGACCGCCACCCTCCGCCTCTGGCCCGACCCTGATGGCGTCGACGCCCTCCTTGCCAAACGCTTCATCGCCCATCGCCGTCGCACCCAGCCGACCGCCAAAAGCGCCGGCTCCATCTTCAAGAACCCAGAGGGCGACTACGCCGGCCGCCTGATCGAGGCCGCCGGGCTGAAGGGCTACACCATCGGCGGCGCCAGCGTCAGCGCCCTGCACGGCAACTTCATCGTCAACCAGGGCGGCGCCACCGCCACCGACGTCCTCCGCCTGATCGATCACATCCGCCAGACCGTCCGCGACCGCTTCGGCATCCTCCTGGAGCCGGAAATCCAGCTGATCGGCAACGATGGACGAGAGACGAGAGACGACCAGACCTGA
- the murC gene encoding UDP-N-acetylmuramate--L-alanine ligase, producing the protein MSWPSLFALPPDQRRRHRFHLIGIGGSGLAPIAAVLLEMGFQVSGSDQSASARMAALAQAGAGVSLGHDAAHLRRPTGPALPDLVLISSAVPAQNPELLAAQAAGIPVVKRQDLLGPLTGGRRVIAVAGTHGKTTTTGMITHVLTRSGRSPGYIIGSTLPDLGASALGAGPYFVIEADEYDHAFLGLAPHLIVLTNIDWDHPDCFPTADAYEDSFRRFIARLQPGGHIIYCHDDPTLRRLAAEHPASNWHGFGNRSGAAWAVRNIEIEQHQTTYGLCGPDGTLHTVRVAVPGLHNALNSAAALVAAALSGLPIATAAPLLADFRGAGRRFEVRGEANGVLVVDDYAHHPTEIRVTLAAARAAYPHRELWAVYQPHTYSRTRALLDRFDGAFAAADHVLITDIYAAREPVDPGITPAQIAAASRHPQALPTGDLAATLQTLKASAGPGSLVVILSAGNATDLAPALLREVDK; encoded by the coding sequence ATGTCCTGGCCCTCGCTCTTCGCCCTCCCGCCTGACCAACGCCGGCGCCACCGCTTCCATCTGATCGGAATCGGCGGCAGCGGTCTGGCGCCCATCGCCGCCGTCCTGCTGGAGATGGGCTTTCAGGTCAGCGGCAGCGATCAGTCGGCCTCGGCCCGGATGGCGGCATTAGCGCAGGCGGGCGCCGGCGTCAGCCTGGGCCATGACGCCGCCCACCTGCGCCGCCCCACCGGCCCGGCCCTACCCGACCTGGTCCTCATCTCGTCGGCTGTCCCGGCCCAGAACCCCGAACTCCTCGCCGCCCAGGCGGCCGGCATCCCGGTGGTCAAACGCCAGGACCTGCTCGGCCCCCTCACCGGCGGGCGCAGGGTCATCGCCGTGGCCGGAACGCATGGCAAAACGACGACCACCGGCATGATCACCCATGTACTGACCCGCAGCGGTCGCTCGCCCGGCTACATCATCGGCAGCACCCTGCCCGATCTGGGTGCAAGCGCACTCGGCGCCGGCCCCTATTTCGTGATCGAAGCCGACGAGTATGACCACGCCTTCCTCGGCCTGGCCCCCCACCTCATCGTCCTGACCAACATCGACTGGGACCACCCCGACTGCTTCCCCACCGCCGACGCCTACGAGGACTCGTTCCGTCGCTTCATCGCCCGCCTGCAGCCCGGCGGCCACATCATCTACTGCCACGACGACCCCACCCTGCGCCGCCTGGCCGCCGAACACCCCGCTTCGAACTGGCATGGCTTTGGCAATCGCTCTGGGGCGGCCTGGGCCGTCCGCAACATCGAGATCGAACAACACCAGACGACCTACGGTCTGTGCGGCCCCGATGGCACCCTGCACACCGTGCGCGTGGCCGTCCCCGGCCTGCACAACGCCCTCAACAGCGCCGCCGCCCTGGTCGCCGCCGCCCTCTCCGGCCTCCCCATCGCCACGGCCGCCCCCCTGCTGGCCGACTTCCGCGGGGCAGGACGGCGCTTCGAAGTCCGGGGCGAAGCCAACGGCGTGCTGGTGGTGGATGACTACGCCCACCACCCCACCGAAATCCGCGTCACCCTGGCCGCGGCCCGCGCCGCCTATCCCCACCGCGAACTCTGGGCCGTCTACCAGCCCCACACCTACAGCCGCACCCGCGCCCTGCTCGACCGCTTCGACGGCGCCTTCGCCGCCGCCGACCACGTTCTGATCACCGACATCTACGCCGCCCGCGAGCCGGTCGATCCCGGCATCACCCCCGCCCAAATCGCCGCCGCCAGCCGCCATCCCCAGGCCCTGCCCACCGGCGACCTTGCCGCCACCCTCCAGACCCTGAAGGCGTCCGCCGGCCCCGGCAGCCTCGTCGTCATCCTCAGCGCCGGCAACGCCACCGACCTTGCCCCAGCCTTGTTGAGGGAAGTAGATAAGTAG
- a CDS encoding UDP-N-acetylglucosamine--N-acetylmuramyl-(pentapeptide) pyrophosphoryl-undecaprenol N-acetylglucosamine transferase — MRLIVSGGGTGGHVYPILTTVEALHAACERPATPAAAAETSLSVHPSNPPVPEQPATPAAAARAGQSPLAICYAGTTDGIEATMAANAGIDFVAISAGQLRIRNPLQLARNSLRLARGAWQARRLLHDWRPDVVFVTGGYVCAPLVWAAHRQRLPILIYLPDVTPGLAVQRLAGYATQIAVSFAETTAFFPGKAIVTGYPVRRQLRRRSLSKEEARQRFDLDPTQPTLLIFGGSRGSRSINQATASVLPDLLALAQVIHITGEVDREAAQRRVAGLGSEQSRRYRSFPYLHEEMTAALCAADLAITRAGASTLGEFPALGLPAILVPLPISGQHQLPNARYLADRDAAIVIDDADLPGQLLPTVRELFDHPDRLHALGQASAALARPDAADRLADALIALAKTTTRPP; from the coding sequence ATGCGCTTGATCGTCTCTGGCGGCGGAACCGGCGGCCACGTCTATCCGATCCTGACCACGGTGGAGGCTCTGCACGCGGCCTGCGAACGACCGGCTACGCCCGCAGCCGCCGCTGAAACATCCCTATCCGTCCATCCCAGTAATCCGCCCGTCCCCGAACAACCGGCTACGCCCGCAGCCGCCGCTAGAGCCGGCCAGTCCCCACTCGCCATCTGTTACGCCGGCACCACCGATGGCATCGAAGCGACGATGGCGGCCAACGCCGGCATCGACTTCGTGGCCATCTCGGCCGGCCAGTTGCGCATCCGCAACCCCCTGCAACTGGCCCGCAACAGCTTGCGGCTGGCCCGCGGAGCCTGGCAGGCCCGGCGGCTCCTGCACGACTGGCGCCCCGACGTCGTCTTTGTCACCGGCGGCTATGTCTGCGCCCCGCTCGTCTGGGCCGCCCACCGCCAGCGCCTGCCCATCCTCATCTACCTGCCCGATGTCACCCCTGGCCTGGCCGTCCAGCGGCTGGCCGGATACGCCACCCAGATTGCGGTCAGCTTCGCCGAGACGACGGCCTTCTTCCCCGGCAAGGCCATCGTCACCGGCTACCCGGTGCGTCGCCAACTGCGCCGGCGCAGCCTGAGCAAAGAAGAAGCCCGACAGCGTTTCGACCTCGACCCGACCCAACCCACCCTGCTCATTTTCGGCGGCTCGCGCGGCTCGCGTTCGATCAACCAGGCTACCGCCAGCGTCTTGCCCGACCTGCTGGCCCTGGCGCAAGTGATCCACATCACGGGCGAAGTCGATCGGGAAGCAGCACAGAGGCGGGTTGCCGGACTTGGCTCCGAGCAGAGCCGCCGCTACCGTAGCTTCCCCTACCTGCACGAGGAGATGACGGCCGCACTCTGCGCCGCCGACCTTGCCATCACCCGCGCCGGCGCCTCCACCCTGGGCGAATTCCCCGCCCTCGGCCTGCCGGCCATCCTCGTCCCTTTGCCCATCTCCGGCCAACACCAACTCCCCAACGCCCGCTATCTGGCCGACCGCGACGCCGCCATCGTCATCGACGACGCCGACCTTCCCGGCCAACTGCTCCCCACCGTGCGCGAGCTCTTCGACCACCCCGACCGCCTGCACGCCCTCGGCCAGGCCAGCGCCGCGCTGGCCCGACCCGACGCCGCCGACCGCCTCGCCGATGCCCTCATCGCCCTGGCCAAAACCACGACACGCCCCCCATGA
- a CDS encoding putative lipid II flippase FtsW: MTRNKPLLPTFDYPLLVLMAALVGFGLVMVFSASYAFAYVNTENPLYFFIRQLIWTGIGAGALVVALNIDYRLWQKWALPIMAITLLLLLLVLVFGAAKFGARRQFFDGSVQPSEIAKLAIIIYIAAWLSSKGSMARNVSISLVPFAVLLGLLVGLILAQPDIDTAMMISVTAVAMFFIAGANLVQMVILTALGAVTFAAVIILSPHAHERMTIFISSIGNPIQTQNFHLREALYALVEGGVFGQGLANSVHKLPGGLPAVHSDSIFAVVGEELGLVGTLLVLALFLFFAYRGTRIAMAARDSFGALLAFGITTWLVAQAFINMAVITATFPLSGLPLPFFSYGGSSTVINLGAVGILLNISRGGGGIRFDALDRLWRRNRRPRLSDPDHGGGSARGLRTTGYARSRR, translated from the coding sequence ATGACCCGCAACAAACCCCTCCTCCCCACCTTCGATTATCCCTTGCTGGTGCTGATGGCGGCGCTGGTTGGATTCGGCCTGGTGATGGTCTTCAGCGCCTCCTATGCCTTCGCCTATGTCAACACCGAAAACCCGCTCTATTTCTTCATACGGCAGCTGATCTGGACAGGCATTGGGGCGGGGGCGTTGGTCGTGGCCCTCAACATCGACTATCGCCTCTGGCAGAAGTGGGCCTTGCCGATCATGGCCATCACCCTCTTGCTGCTGCTGCTGGTGTTGGTATTTGGCGCGGCCAAATTCGGCGCCCGGCGCCAGTTCTTCGACGGTTCGGTGCAACCGTCCGAAATCGCCAAACTCGCCATCATCATCTACATCGCCGCCTGGCTCAGTTCCAAAGGCTCGATGGCGCGCAACGTCAGCATCAGCCTGGTGCCCTTCGCCGTCCTCTTGGGCCTGCTGGTCGGACTGATCCTGGCCCAGCCCGACATCGACACAGCCATGATGATCAGCGTGACGGCGGTAGCGATGTTCTTCATTGCCGGCGCCAACCTCGTCCAGATGGTCATCCTCACGGCGCTGGGGGCCGTCACCTTTGCCGCCGTCATCATCCTGTCGCCGCACGCTCACGAGCGGATGACCATCTTCATCTCCTCGATCGGCAACCCCATCCAGACGCAGAACTTCCATCTGCGCGAGGCTCTGTATGCCCTGGTCGAAGGCGGCGTCTTCGGTCAGGGGCTGGCCAACAGCGTCCACAAGTTGCCCGGCGGCCTGCCGGCAGTCCATTCCGACAGCATCTTCGCCGTCGTGGGCGAAGAACTGGGGCTGGTGGGCACGCTCCTGGTCCTGGCGCTGTTCCTCTTCTTCGCCTACCGCGGCACCCGCATCGCCATGGCTGCAAGGGATAGCTTTGGCGCCCTGCTTGCATTTGGCATCACCACCTGGCTCGTAGCACAAGCCTTCATCAACATGGCCGTGATCACGGCCACCTTCCCTCTCTCTGGCTTACCCCTGCCGTTTTTCAGCTATGGCGGCTCCAGCACGGTCATCAACCTGGGCGCCGTCGGCATCTTGCTCAACATCTCACGCGGGGGAGGAGGCATTCGCTTCGATGCGCTTGATCGTCTCTGGCGGCGGAACCGGCGGCCACGTCTATCCGATCCTGACCACGGTGGAGGCTCTGCACGCGGCCTGCGAACGACCGGCTACGCCCGCAGCCGCCGCTGA
- the murD gene encoding UDP-N-acetylmuramoyl-L-alanine--D-glutamate ligase — protein sequence MKSSTEFTFAGRTVLVVGLAREGMVAARWLVGQGARVIASDLQATAGAGEMDGLGVELRIGPQTPDLLAGVDVVVASPGVPQDLPLFLAAQAAGLPITTETRLFAQLCPAKIVGVTGSSGKTTTTTLTAKMLEASGYRTWLGGNIGEPLLGRVAEVGAGDRVALELSSFQLLYWGGRTGGRATEVATTGKTMGRATEVATTRGGGGEGGISPQVAGVLNLTPNHLDRHPSLAHYAAAKANILASQSASDVAVLNGDDPLTAAWAATRRVRIEAGSGQEAVDFPLAGRVLSFSLRAQPEDDGAWLSEDGWVWLRWQGQAQAIVHRRAIKLRGEHNLANVLAACCLAAAADASPTALCETASAFAGVEHRLQIVRHRRGVWWIDDSIATSPERAMAALRSFDEPIILLAGGRDKHLPWAAWAATVHERARHVIVFGEAAGLIKSALLPLPADSRVQAVHTAADLATVVSLADALARPGDVVLLSPGGTSFDAYRDFTARGRHFRDLVLALPEP from the coding sequence ATGAAGTCCTCCACCGAATTCACCTTTGCCGGAAGAACCGTTCTCGTCGTCGGCCTGGCGCGCGAGGGGATGGTGGCGGCGCGCTGGCTGGTCGGGCAGGGGGCGCGGGTGATCGCCAGCGACCTGCAGGCCACGGCCGGCGCCGGCGAGATGGATGGGTTGGGGGTGGAGCTGCGGATCGGCCCACAGACGCCCGACCTCCTGGCCGGCGTCGATGTCGTCGTGGCCAGCCCCGGCGTCCCCCAAGACCTGCCGCTGTTCCTGGCCGCCCAGGCGGCCGGCCTGCCGATCACAACCGAGACGCGGCTATTCGCCCAGCTCTGCCCGGCCAAGATCGTCGGCGTCACCGGCTCCAGCGGCAAGACGACGACGACGACCCTAACGGCGAAGATGCTCGAGGCCTCGGGCTACCGCACCTGGTTGGGTGGCAATATCGGTGAGCCGCTGCTGGGACGCGTGGCCGAGGTGGGGGCGGGGGACAGGGTGGCGCTTGAGCTGTCCAGTTTTCAGCTTCTGTATTGGGGGGGGAGGACGGGGGGAAGGGCGACTGAAGTCGCCACTACGGGGAAAACGATGGGAAGGGCGACTGAAGTCGCCACTACGAGGGGGGGAGGTGGGGAGGGCGGGATCAGTCCGCAGGTGGCGGGCGTCCTCAACCTGACGCCGAACCATCTCGACCGCCATCCCTCGCTGGCGCATTATGCGGCGGCCAAAGCCAACATCCTGGCCTCGCAGTCGGCGAGCGATGTGGCCGTGCTGAACGGCGACGATCCCCTGACTGCGGCCTGGGCTGCCACCCGCCGGGTTCGGATCGAAGCCGGGTCAGGGCAGGAGGCGGTCGATTTCCCCCTGGCCGGGCGCGTGCTCAGCTTCAGTTTGCGCGCGCAACCGGAGGACGATGGCGCCTGGTTGAGCGAGGATGGGTGGGTGTGGCTGCGCTGGCAGGGCCAGGCGCAAGCCATCGTCCATCGCCGTGCGATCAAATTGCGGGGCGAGCACAACCTGGCCAACGTGTTGGCCGCCTGTTGCCTGGCCGCAGCCGCAGACGCATCGCCGACGGCGCTGTGCGAGACGGCCAGCGCCTTCGCCGGCGTCGAGCATCGCCTGCAGATCGTGCGCCATCGCCGCGGCGTGTGGTGGATCGACGACAGCATCGCCACCTCGCCCGAACGAGCGATGGCGGCGCTGCGCAGTTTCGACGAGCCGATCATCTTGCTGGCTGGCGGTCGCGACAAACACCTGCCCTGGGCGGCATGGGCCGCGACCGTCCATGAGCGGGCGCGGCACGTGATCGTCTTTGGCGAAGCGGCCGGGCTGATCAAGTCGGCCCTGCTGCCCCTGCCCGCGGACAGCCGGGTGCAGGCCGTACACACAGCCGCCGACCTGGCCACCGTCGTCAGCCTGGCCGACGCCCTTGCCCGGCCGGGCGATGTCGTCCTCCTGTCACCGGGCGGGACGAGCTTCGATGCCTACCGTGATTTCACCGCCCGCGGCCGCCACTTCCGCGACCTCGTCCTCGCCCTGCCAGAACCCTGA
- the mraY gene encoding phospho-N-acetylmuramoyl-pentapeptide-transferase: protein MSYSLTLGALAFLLAVIWGTPLIRLLKRQQLGKRIRMEGPQSHQVKAGTPTMGGILIILPVVFITLGLNLANLFGLTVIGASVLVPVLALVSFGGLGMLDDLAGIRRRRGDAQGLLARSKFPAQVALAAILALIMYFGLDLHSIALPTVPERIDIDGMWIPIAIFIITAMANAVNITDGLDGLAGSIAAVCYVAYGVIAFLQGQVWLAALCFTIVGATFAFLWFNAYPAQMFMGDIGAMALGATLAVVALMTGQWLLLPIIGFPFVAETLSVIIQVLSAKLSRRFLGRDLRPFKMSPLHHHFELLGWSETHVTQRFFLIGLLSAMFGIALALL from the coding sequence ATGTCCTACTCGCTCACCCTCGGCGCCCTGGCCTTCCTCCTGGCCGTGATCTGGGGCACACCGCTGATCCGCTTGCTCAAACGCCAACAGTTGGGCAAGCGTATCCGCATGGAAGGCCCCCAGTCGCATCAGGTCAAGGCAGGCACGCCGACGATGGGCGGCATCCTCATCATCCTCCCGGTCGTGTTCATCACCCTCGGCCTCAACCTGGCCAATCTCTTCGGTCTCACCGTCATCGGCGCCTCGGTGCTGGTGCCGGTGTTGGCGCTGGTCAGTTTCGGCGGCTTGGGGATGCTGGACGACCTGGCCGGCATCAGGCGGCGGCGCGGCGACGCCCAGGGCCTGCTGGCACGGTCGAAGTTCCCCGCCCAGGTGGCGCTGGCCGCCATCCTGGCCCTGATCATGTATTTCGGCCTGGATTTGCACAGCATCGCCCTGCCCACCGTGCCCGAACGGATCGATATCGACGGCATGTGGATCCCCATTGCCATCTTCATCATCACCGCCATGGCCAACGCCGTAAACATCACCGACGGGCTGGATGGGCTGGCCGGTTCGATTGCGGCCGTGTGCTATGTGGCTTATGGCGTCATTGCCTTCCTCCAGGGCCAGGTGTGGCTGGCGGCGCTCTGTTTCACCATCGTTGGCGCCACCTTCGCTTTTTTGTGGTTCAACGCCTACCCCGCCCAAATGTTCATGGGCGACATCGGCGCCATGGCCCTGGGCGCCACCCTGGCCGTGGTGGCCCTGATGACCGGGCAATGGCTGCTGTTGCCGATCATCGGCTTTCCCTTCGTGGCCGAAACGCTGTCGGTGATCATCCAGGTGCTTTCGGCCAAGCTCAGCCGCCGTTTTCTGGGCCGCGACCTGCGGCCTTTCAAGATGAGTCCCCTGCACCATCATTTCGAGTTGCTCGGCTGGTCGGAAACACACGTCACCCAGCGCTTTTTTCTGATCGGCCTGCTATCGGCCATGTTCGGCATCGCCCTGGCGCTGCTTTGA